The segment AAACAACTCATTCTTAGCTAGCGTTTAGCATTATGTTTTTCCCTGGAATTGTAAacactaatttatttttgctgataAGTAATAACCTTGTTATCTCTAGCTAAACAATATTAGATTAACAAGAACAAATATCCTTGTGTTAAATAAACAGTACATTGTGCAGTAAATTGATAATAACATGTTGCTTTACAAATAAACACCAAATACTTTAGGCAGTGCATTTATGGTATTGATACAGGCCACAACTCTCCTGTCAAATATTTTGTGTAGCTGCAGTATACAAAGGAATTAAGGTTGCATAATTACAACTGGTATTTTGTTTCACTAGTCAATacagaacaaataaattaaCCACCACCTTTGTGTAATTACTATCTTCCCTCTTGAAATGGTATTTGAATTTCTTATCCACAGTACAAAGTAACCCAACACTTGATTAATTAAATATTAGCTAAGTTTCTCTCTACAACTGTAAATTGCACTTCAATGAAGAGAGTGACTTGCAACCTGAATCAAAATTAATAATGTAAATGCACTGATTGATTCTCCTCAGGACAATGAAAAATACATCACTCTGacaaatgtggtttttaaagTTATCcacatttctgtatttgtgaGCTataaagaaaagaggagaagggaaagaaaaggaaaattccctATTCATAGCACACATAGAAGAATTATATAGTTTAAATAGATTTAGGTAGCTAGTACTGTCCAGCAGATACGGATTCTTTCTTCCCATCTAAGAAAAACTTGTATCTGCATTTCTGTTAAGCATGTATTAATGAAACGCTTTAAGCTTCAGCTTTCAAAATATGACTGCTAATTTTGAGTGTTTCTTCTTTTACAGAACATGTTAGAGTACAACTGtcttcactgctgctctttctctATAAAAGTGGGGGTGACAGCAATTTGTATTTGTATTCCCACAACACTTAAGATTGTCTACCAAAAGTTAGAAACATGCTGCTTGAGGGGTTTTAGAGAATGCTTTGGCAAATACCTTCAGCAGAAAGTTGCTGTTCGTCACTTATATACTGCTGAAACCAGTTGTTAAGGATTTGCTTCTTCAGCTAGTTTAAGGAGGCCAAATTACATAAAGCAAAGTCTGCAGGCAGCCTTCACTGGCCTAGTAGGAATGATTACCACCTCTCCCAGACAGGCAGAGTGTCTCTCTTGGGCTCCTCAGGAGATTTCATTTCAAATCAAGAAAGAACACGCTCTCTTGGATGCACAAGGTCAGCTATGCGCAGACTGACCTGGGGCAGTGTCTTCTGAGCTTGTGACACCACAATGCCCAATTCTTTTCATCAGCAGATCCCCTACAGGGATATGACTGCTTCTTctgatttccagctgcagtggCAAAGGCCCTGGTTTAAGCTCTCCTGATGATCGAGTCCTGAGCTGTGCCCGAGTCCTGCCCAATGCTTCCCGGTTTTACTGCAGGCATAACACAACAAGATTACCCATCCACTTCAGCTTCAAGATGAAGACCAAAGCTTGTAAAAAGCTGTCAGTTGTCTGCCTTGTTATATTCTCCAGCAGTCAAGGGTAGGCAGCACATTCCCATCAGTactgctgagggagctgcagagctgctgcacacagcacacagtTTGGTTTATGAACTGCCAGGGGAAGAAGTGTGCTGCATGCTTCTAACATACTGATAACTGAACAAGGAAGCCTGATAAAAACAACTGACCATATTCTtccagaatcatagaatcacttatgttggaaaagacctttaaaacCATTGGGTCCAACTGCATTGAGGAGAATTATAAGTTTCACAGTTTTCTGAAGTTCTTTGCTAATCTTAACTAATTTGAATTCATCATCTTTTATATCAAAGCTCTCGTGAGGACATATTGAAATGCAAGACTTAACCTGTTCTGTGTGCTCAGTCCTGGTAACATAAAAGCAGTGGCTTAACCCAAAGAACAGCAGATGTAAGTTTGGATCACACTAACATATAGACCCCAGGACTGCCTGCCAAGAGAAACTTTGGAATTAATATAATCAGAGAGCAGAATAAATTCTGGACATTCCCTCCAGCCCTATTCTCtctgatatttctttttcttctgcccaCTAAGAAAAGTACCCTCATTCTCATAAGCTTTCAGCTGACACAACAATCTAAAATACTACAATACTCTTCAATGACctagtgtttttcttttcataagaACTGCTCACTCTTTTCTGCGTGCACTTGAGCATCTGCTATTCAGCTGATGCTGACACTGTGAAGCTCTGCTTTTGCATGAACAGGGACACCGGGTTTGGTGCTGTTTCTGTCTGACACAAAAACCGAGCAGCTCGACAGCTCCTCGACAAGTTTTCCATCTCGCTTACGGCCCTCTGCAGGGCTGCGGCCTCCAGCAAAAAGAACGCCGACCTCGAGGGCCGCGCGGCCATGCCACTGCTCCTGCTTGCACACCGTTCCTGGGAAGCTCCGGGTGACTCTCCTGTGTTTCCCGGGCACAAACTGCGCCCCGTCTCTGGCTGACGGCCGCGCAGCGGGTTCGGCCGCAGgttgctctctctctccatccGAACCCCCCGGCTCCTCCTGGGCCACGGCGCGGCTGCCCGAGGTCGCTCCCCCGGCCGGGAGGGAACCGTTCCGCTCTATCCCGGGCCCGTCGCTTCCTCGCCGTCGCACTACGCTCCGCGCCCTTCCGCTCCAGCTCCGCCTTTCCCTTCCGCGCTCCCATGGCCGGGCCGGCGGCGCCCCCGGTCACACAGCAGGTCGAGCGGGCGCGGGGCTGCGAGCGGCGGCCGGAGCAGGAGCGACTGCGGGAGGCCGCCCGCTGCCCGGTGCTGGACGCGGACGGCAGGAGCGTCCCCTTCCAGGCCCTGTACGCGGAGCAGAAAGCGATCGTGCTGTTCGTGCGGGTGAGGAGGGGCCGTCGTGGGGCCCAGCCCGGGTCCCGGCGGGGCTGTGGGAGGGCGGCGGTGCGGGAGCTTAGGGCGGGCTGGGAAGGAACACAAAGGAGAGCCGTGTTGCTCCTGAGACCCCTGTTCTTTGGTAAAGTGAAACACTATTTACCAGAAAGGAAATAGTTCTTCAACCGTGTGTTTAGGGAAACAAGTATCGTGTTCCTTGATTTCCCGGCTGTCGACCCAGCTATCACATTGCTAAAAAAGctacagataaaaatatttgcaaggcTGCAGGCCCAGCGTCCTTGTTCAGGCTTGGGTTAAACCAGTATCCGAATCCAAATTTTGTGGCTGGAATCTTTCCCATTCCTTGTTCCTCATCACCTCCAAAGTGGTTGTGTGTCCAAAGTCTGCTGCTTCCTGTCTATGCAGTTGTATCTGTTTCTGACTCATTCAATTGGGTATGTTGCAGAACTTTTTGTGTTACACCTGTAAAGAGTACGTAGAAGATCTGGCAAAAGTCCCCAAGGCATTTTTACAAGTAAGTACTCTGCTCTTAATGTGTTTGTGGCCACAGTCAAGCAGATCTGTTATGTCCAGCTACACACTTTCATAAAGCttcaaggaataaaaaaaaaggcccaGAAGAAGCACTTTCATTGTTTGCTACAATAGCAATAATGAATCTGCTTAGGAGACACAGGAAAGGATTTATGGCACTGCACGCTCTGTTGGAACAGCATTatttctccctgccctgttAGCTAGGTGCTCTTTTTACTGTTGTGCTCAGAACAGTTAGACAACATCTGACAGGCATTTCTTTCAGTATTAGTAGTGCCCTGGACAGCTGTCTTCTGACTGCTAACTACTGCCCTTTCCATTATGCTGGTAGGGCTGGCTGAAGTGCACAGAACAAGATCAGAAAATTGATCTGGATTAAAAATAGGATCTTTTTCTATGGTGATTTGTAAAGTGCATAAGTAGTGTGTCCTGCtctccagggcagctgcacaaacaggatgacagtgacagaaaagAGAAGTAGAGTGGGCAGGGGTTGCTATCGACACGTGTTTTTTGGGTGGTAGGAGATGCCAGAGAAGACAGTGATCTCCTGCTAAATGTGGAAGGTCAATCTGTCTCTTCTAGACTGCTGATTGAAATTCTGCCATACTTCTAGACTGCTGATTGAAGTTCTGCCATACTTTATTCTCAACAGCAGCATAGCCAATGACAGAGACTCAGGTCATTGCTGATGGCAACTCCATCTGAGTCCATCTGAGATGGATTAGGAATTATGAGGACAAAAAGGGGCAAATTCTTTGTCAGGTTCCCTTCTCAGGACAGATATTTCTAAACTGTTTGATCAGTGTTACTCAAAAGGACATTTTCTTAATTTGGCTCCTCAAATAAATGTATCTAGAGAATCAAAAATGTCGATTAAGAATGTGTTTTTCTTAATGCAAGTATTCTGGTTTTAGGAGGGCTTCTTTTCATaacaagcaaaattattttatatggGAAATTATTCTATATGGGAAAGgcaaatatataataaaacaaCCTTATATTTAGGAACTGGTTTTAGTGATATCTAAATCAACTTCAGTTTTGGGCTCTGTTTTACAGACTCAGGCCTAAGGCTGCATCTGCAAAAAAACAGGAGTGCATATAAATGGAAGTTATATCTATCAATGGGTCCATATATGTAAATCCCAAATGTTTGGGCACCATCATTTGTGTGCTTCTTCTTTACACGTAGGTGCAATTGAGTGGAAATTTTGAGTTTCCAAAATCATATCATGATGCAATTAATTGAAAAGACAATCCTATCAATGCTATAGGAAACTTAAAGATTACACAACTGTAATTTAAatgttatatttaaaaataatttttcacttaaaaaattaatgttgcTGCTAACTGTGGGTGATATACAAAAGTACAGTCTCCAAACATGGAAGTTATGTCAAtgtcaaataattttaagtCAGTGCACTGCGATCACTAACTCAGCACACCAGATTCTGGCAATGTTTTGAAGTCATGTAGGACACCCACTTCCTCTTTACAGCTTTAATACCTATCTTCTGTTCTAGGAATCGAATGTGAGGCTTATAGTCATTGGACAGTCATCATATCATCACATCAAGGTAAATAATTGGTCATTAAATACAATGTCTTATTATGTCTTTTGCAACAGTAAAAAAGGATAGTGTTCATGAGCAAATTCTTATAGTAATAGATGACtaaagcaaataattaaaacttGCAGTTTAAAAGCCACCAGGGGTTGCTAAGGAAACATCCTTTCTTGATTTCACTGGAAGCTTTGTTTTAATAGAAGCTTTGAGGCTAAAAATTTTGTACTTTAACATTACTAACAAATACACAGTTTTCAAATAAGAGGGGGGAACATGAAGCTGGCAGGGTGTCAGTATTTTTGCTGTTGTCAGTAAACCCTAGCTAGTTACTGCCTTAACCTTAcaaatattactttatttttctgtgtctgcCTATATTTTGCAGTCCTTTTGCAGTTTAACTGGATATACACATGAAATGTATGTAGATCCACAAAGagaaatttataaaatacttgGGATGAAAAGAGGTGAAGGTAATAAAGCATCAGGTAAGAATGATTTTCTCACTGTATTTAGACtttcacaaacaaaacagaaatgctcTGATAAAATAGTATGATGGCAATGTAAAATGAGTTGCCCACCAGACTGTGTCTCGTAGGCTATATTTTGTGAAAACACTGGTAATCAGGAATCTCTAACGTATTCATAGCAGCTGTTAACTGTTGTTGCTCTTATATACTTTCATATTTCCAGATAAAAAGtgttgtgtggttttgtttagtttggagCCCTCATGTGAAATCAAACACTCTTCTGGGAAGTATTAGGAGTATATGGAGAGCAATGACTGGCCCAGCTTTTGATTTTCAAGGAGAccctgctcagcagggaggagctTTGATTTTAGGCCCAGgtgagctgctgtgtttgtgtgacaGTCACCACTATCTCCTTTAGCTGTTTGCTGCCATTTTGCCTTCTGTCCCTGTGGGTCCCAAGGAGACAGTATGGTGTTGAACTGTGTAATTTCTGTCGCATGAAGAAATCTGCAGAATGTCATTGCATAGTCCCATCTCCCACAGAGGTGGCATAAACCTGATCACAGTACTGCAGAAATTGGTTGGATCGCTGATGGAACAACTGCCTCAGAGTCTGGAGGGTTTTCTTGACATTGTGGTATTTACCTACATTCTGCTTTCACATGTGATTTGAGGCATTTAATGTGGTTTTATTAGAGGGGTAGAGCATGAAGGGGGAATTGCAACATGACAGTCATCACATTATTAGGAAAAATCTTGCTACAGCAGATTTAAAGTAAAGTGTGTCAATGTTCCTTGCttctttaatataattaaaaaacattgtGTCAttgtttaaaatactgaatatgTGCAGTCTACAGAACTAGTAAATATTTGTACAGTAACTGGTAGGTGGTCAGAATGCTGCTTCAATACTCTTACAtctttgaataaataaatatgttatTCAATAATTTACATGTTATTCTCATTCCAGGCAACGAAGTTCATTTTTTGCACCTTGATAAAAACAGGCTGGATCATGTTCCCATTAATACAATCTTGCAGCTGGCAGGAGTTAAAACAGTGAATTTCTCAAACCGACCCCAGATTATTGACATATGACACTGAAGCAATGTAtactttttttgtaaatttgtGCTCTACAAGAACAGCTGTCCGGTGAATTACAACAAGCATTGGTTCTGTTGCTTCTTTGTGGGACATCTGCAACCTTATGTAGAAAATCAGAGCATAGAATAAACTACCTGACACTAGAGATGGATACAAAAGTGCTATTTCCATTGAGTACAAGataataaaaactaaaacacaaCTGAGACTGATCGCAAAAAATCCTGGAGCTTATTATTGTCTCATCAGACAAACTTGCtagtgtttttttaaagatcgTTGTTCAAGGTGCACTAAGgtaaaaaatcagattttgctCAGGAAGAACTTGGGATTCTTGCCTTCAGCAGATCAACACTGGCTTTCAATCCTAGACTTTTCAGCACTGTTTTAAAGCTTCCAGCGCTGTGTGACAATTTTGTATTGAAATACACCTTGAAAAGCCACAGTTTTGAACACCTGGACTTCATTTGCATCTCGCAGTGGCAGAAGTTACGAAACACATTTCacaaattcaaataaatattttcaatacaTCATGCTGTATTGTCTGCAATTCTTTGTGTGATACAAAAACATGGGTCTGTAAGACCAGAGAGGGGTGGGTCTTAAATTTGTATCTGATGAGACTATCAGTTTTGGAGTAAGCCAAATTAGTTATGTTCCTATGAAGATTTGCAGCAGGATGTTCTTCCTTTGTAGGTACATATTTTCTCTCAGAGCAAGAGGTCTCAGAATAAATTGTTCTTAGTTATTTCTGTCTTAGACAACTGAAGTAATCATAACAGCATTCTTTCTGGTTTGCAGTTCTGGCATATTTCATATTATTCATTTATCTACAGATGTTTATGTTCAACATCTATTGGTTTCATTAAAGTAGACGGGCTCTCTTTCATCTAGGATACACTTTTTagcaatttgaaaaaaaaagtccaagaTTTATGGAGGAGTATATCCTTCTCTGCAGTGTTTGATCTTTGACCCTCACTGTAAAATGTTACCATACATACATGTCTCAACTGAAAATTTTCACCCCTTTTAAGCTTTAATGCAATTGTGAAATGGCATTTTATGAAGACGTTTGTTCCTGCATTCATTAAGGTCACTGGCAGGCCCAGAGCAAGGTCTGGACAGCTTTATACCATTAAGAGCATGTGAAATTAAGTGCACTGTTCCttggtaaaaaataaaaggcttgtGTAAGAAACATAACAATACTGAACCATGTAATTCTATTAAAGATATTATGCCTCAGCAACTTATCCATTACACCCCTATTTTGATATTACATTTTTAGAAGAAGGATTTTATGAATGGAAAACCACAGTTGTCAGTTCCCTGCTTTGACTGAACAGCACTCGGCACAGGGCTAAAGGTAGTTACATGCAGACTCTGAACACCTATGATTTCAGGGCTGGCCAGAGGCTTCCTCAAACTCAGCGTAACAGACTGGGACAGGCAGCTCAGGCTCACAGGGGAGTGAAGTCTGCTTTTCATGAACCCCTGTTCCTACAGTCTCAAATAAGGAGCTGCCTCCTTCCTCCAGCAGTCCCCCAGCTCAACAATATTTTTCAGCATGCCAAGAACTCTGGAATGCATCTGCCTCTCTGCCTAATGTTACTTAAACAGCCAAAAGCAGGCTGGAAAACTGGTCATATGTTTGTAAAACAAAGacaataaacaaataaaaatttattttcaaagacaaTGAATGATGAATAGTCAGTTGATTTGTAGTGCTTCCACTCTGCTTCATTAACCTGATAATCACAGTTAAGGGCACTGATTCTTgttccactttttttttgcagttgttCTTGGTGCTtttgattttaaaggaaatgttctagctgccttcctgctttttttgcttttagtaGAATTAAAAGAATATACAATGGTAATAGTTCTGTTGGTCCTaataagcacattttaaaaaattaattacagctAAAAGAATTATGAGCTATTAAAAGATATCGGAGTTAATTAAACTGTAGTTTTACAGCTCTTTAGGTAGAAGTAATCTACCCTTACTATTTCAATACTGACAGGAACCATACCACAACCTCTGTGTTATCCCAGCAAAATCACTTCTTCAGAAAGACTCATAAACTACAGATGAacaaaaggagagaggaagagagaggaggaTTCAGCAGAAGAGCTGAGGCATCCTAATCAGGGCATTGGCCCTGCCTTTTGCATCTGGCCACAGCTTGAGTTTGCTTGACCACTGCAAGACAATGACTCCCACATTCATAATGAATTGGAACAACGATGGCCACAGTCACCCTTGGGAGAATTTGTTTCCAAAGCGTCAGAAGAATTTTAGGTGACTGGTGTTATTTAGAAaggctattttttaaaaagtcatgcAGTGAATAGTGGCAACTAGAATGTTTCCAGCAGGTTTTCCTCCATAAATACGCACACTCAGCAGAAGGTAGAATACTCCCTCCAGGGCTTTCATCATGGCCATTAGACCGAGGTGGGAAGGGAGCGGTTCTCAGAAGCTGTTTTACCTACCGGCTTGGTTCAGTGCTACGGCcatttaaaataactgtgtATTTAAAAGTATCGCTGTATCTAAGAGGCAGATTCAAACACAGTTGCTTAAACTTTCCGGATCAGCCCATTTTACGTTCAGACCAGATGCCTGCATGCACTGGACTGTTTTGAGCTGGCTTTACAAAGAACCAAGTCCCCGGGCTCCTCTCTTGGTACGTGTCAGGAGGGGCACCTGGAGGGCTGCGAGGCCCCGgagaaggcagggcaggggcggAGCGCCCGGAGCGGAGtccccggccgggccgggccgggccgcgctccCCACCGGGGGCAGCCGGCGCCACGTCAGCAGCGCGGGCCGGCCGCGCGCCCAGACAGGCGGCGCCGCGGCAGTGGGGGCGGGGGGGCGCGTGCCCCGGCCCACCTGTTACCGCGGCCGCCATGACGTCACCCCCACCGCCGCTCCGCGCCGGTGACGCCACACCGCGCGCCCCAATCAGGGGCGGCCGTTGGGGTGCGGCGGGCGCTCCGCCGGGCTGCGGGGCGAAGGTGCGGCGGGAGGGGGCGGTGTCCGCCGGGACGCGtcagccgccgccgccctcgCCGCCGCGgggtccctccctccctccggcCGCAGAGTCCCCGCGGCATGAGGGGATCGTAGCGCCGCGGCCGCCTCCGCCATGAAGCGGAAGAGCTGGGCCGAGGCGCGGCGCCGCGcagcccgccgccgcccgcgctgAAGAGGACGCGGGGCGCGGCGTcgcgggcggcggggggcgaggcggagcggcggcggcagccGCCCCCCGCCGGTCTGGAGACCTGCCTGAGGATCGCGGGTGAGGGGGGTGtgccgggggcgcggggggcgggggtgtcccggtgtccctgCGCGGTGTCCCGTCCCGCCGGCGGTGGGCGCCGCGCCGGCTCCGGGTGTGCAGGAAAACTTGCCGTCGCTGCGATTCCCGGCGGGAGCCCGGGGCGCTCGGCAGCCGCTGCTGTCCGGGCGGTCGGCTGGTCAGTCCCCGAGCCCGGAGCTCTGGCGTGTCACTCAGCCAAGTGTTGTTGGGAACTGCGCCGCTCGTCCAGCGGGATAACTCGTCCTGCCGTGTCCCGGTAGCCCGAGCCGTACCCAGCCCCGCTTGCCTCTCGCTGGCATTTTCTGCCTGCCAGAGAGAGTGAACGGAAAACAACGTTAAACGCGTTTCTATCCGTTCAACACGTTGTGGGGTAGAAAAAAGTAGCATATTTCTCCATGTATTGGGGGAATGTGTATATACGCGCGCCCGCAcaaatatatctatatctaatctatctgcatctatatatagatacatGTTAGATGGATACAGATACTTGTTTCTCCTGGTGCCGTAATATCGGGCTTGCTGGCTAATGAGTAAAATAGTGGGCAAACGTCGCACCTTCCCTTGACATGCGAGTGCCAACAGCTTGTGCAGGCAGGATTGCTCAGTGTCGTTCGTCCCTCCTTTCCGTGACTCCAGGCTCCGAGCCGCGCTTTGTTTTGGCACATGAGTCTGCCTCTTTCAAGAAGCCTGTTGGATCACAGCcagaaaattctgtgtttaGGTTTGAGTTCCCCATCTGAAAGATGGGCTTGAGTTTAGTTTGCCTAAaggcaaaaacaaaaacaaaaattactttttaagtCATGTGTCATAATCTCAGAATTTTAGTGTATTTACAA is part of the Camarhynchus parvulus chromosome Z, STF_HiC, whole genome shotgun sequence genome and harbors:
- the PRXL2C gene encoding peroxiredoxin-like 2C yields the protein MAGPAAPPVTQQVERARGCERRPEQERLREAARCPVLDADGRSVPFQALYAEQKAIVLFVRNFLCYTCKEYVEDLAKVPKAFLQESNVRLIVIGQSSYHHIKSFCSLTGYTHEMYVDPQREIYKILGMKRGEGNKASVWSPHVKSNTLLGSIRSIWRAMTGPAFDFQGDPAQQGGALILGPGNEVHFLHLDKNRLDHVPINTILQLAGVKTVNFSNRPQIIDI